From the genome of Candidatus Methylomirabilota bacterium, one region includes:
- a CDS encoding PBP1A family penicillin-binding protein has product MRILTPRRGLILGGLAAVVLIALALVTYAATELSRFGRAEARRGQLIYAGPQVLRPGVHVGMADVAGLLTRLGYQETRSAPAAPGQFRRGATSWDIALRPPSVGVSEQVPRVRLELQGDRIARIRRGQAEVPSLVLPPEVLTSAGAVPGETYRPVRLAEVPRILRDAVLAAEDDRFYEHGGLDARALLRALWSNMRAGRVVEGGSTITQQLVKNRLLSPERTVLRKAQEAWLSTALEWRYSKDQILETYLNEIYLGHWGAGPVRGVGAAARVYFRKEPSQLTLGEAATLAGMIRAPNVVSPAASVEKARARRDVVLARMRDLAMIKPADFERVRREPVRAPAGPPPGLVAPYFVDYVQQEIARRGDEDTDADPAGLITTLDVPLQRFAEAAVARGLDELETRVPRLRPRGAGDRVQVVLLAVDPATGGIRALVGGRDYRTSPFNRAGLARRQPGSAFKPFVYLAALSARENGPAFTLASHVEDAPVTLTVDGKPWTPRNYSDRYEGEVSVRRALEASLNGATVRIAQTVGLPAIIDAARRMGIESDLKPVPAIALGAFEVTPVELARAYIPFAAGGQARPVSALASDGRGEEPPRQAISPAEAYLLTAALQGVIDTGTGAGVRAMGLDAPVAGKTGTTNDGRDAWFVGYSSNLVTLVWVGFDDGRPLGLSGAEAAAPIWTEFMKRALATYPPTPFAPPDGVETARIDPTTGKRATEACPEVRTEVFLVGSEPGLCELHGTVVDRVHRWWDRVWDWFRR; this is encoded by the coding sequence ATGCGGATCCTGACGCCACGGCGCGGGCTTATCCTCGGCGGGCTCGCGGCCGTCGTGCTGATCGCGCTCGCCCTCGTCACCTACGCCGCGACCGAGCTCTCGCGCTTCGGTCGCGCCGAGGCGCGGCGCGGCCAGCTGATCTACGCGGGGCCGCAGGTGCTGCGCCCGGGCGTTCACGTGGGCATGGCGGATGTGGCCGGCTTGCTGACCCGGCTGGGCTATCAGGAGACGCGCAGCGCGCCCGCGGCGCCGGGCCAATTCCGCCGGGGGGCGACGTCCTGGGACATCGCGCTGCGTCCCCCCTCCGTCGGCGTGAGCGAGCAGGTTCCGCGCGTCCGGCTCGAGCTCCAAGGCGACCGCATCGCGCGCATCCGCCGCGGCCAGGCCGAGGTCCCGAGCCTGGTCTTGCCGCCCGAGGTGCTCACGAGCGCCGGTGCGGTGCCGGGCGAGACCTACCGTCCGGTGCGTCTCGCCGAGGTACCCCGGATCCTTCGTGACGCGGTCCTGGCGGCCGAGGACGATCGCTTCTACGAGCATGGCGGTCTCGATGCCCGCGCGCTGCTGCGCGCGCTGTGGTCCAACATGCGCGCCGGCCGGGTGGTGGAGGGTGGGAGCACCATTACCCAGCAGCTCGTGAAGAATCGCCTGCTGAGCCCGGAGCGCACCGTGCTGCGCAAGGCCCAGGAGGCATGGCTGTCCACCGCGCTGGAGTGGCGCTACTCGAAGGACCAGATCCTCGAGACCTATCTCAACGAGATCTATCTCGGCCACTGGGGAGCGGGGCCGGTGCGCGGCGTCGGGGCGGCCGCGCGCGTCTATTTCAGGAAGGAGCCCTCCCAGCTGACCCTCGGCGAGGCGGCCACGCTGGCCGGCATGATCCGCGCGCCGAACGTGGTCTCGCCGGCCGCCAGCGTCGAGAAGGCGCGGGCCCGGCGCGACGTGGTGCTGGCCCGCATGCGGGACCTGGCGATGATCAAGCCGGCCGACTTCGAGCGCGTCCGCCGCGAGCCCGTGCGCGCACCCGCGGGTCCGCCGCCGGGCCTGGTCGCCCCGTACTTCGTGGACTACGTGCAGCAGGAGATCGCGCGGCGCGGCGACGAGGACACGGACGCCGACCCCGCCGGCCTGATCACCACGCTCGACGTGCCGCTGCAGCGCTTCGCCGAGGCGGCAGTGGCGCGCGGGCTCGACGAGCTCGAGACGCGCGTTCCGCGGCTCCGGCCCCGCGGCGCCGGCGACCGCGTCCAGGTCGTGCTCCTCGCGGTGGACCCGGCGACTGGCGGCATCCGCGCGCTCGTGGGCGGACGGGACTATCGCACGAGCCCCTTCAACCGCGCGGGGCTGGCCCGGCGGCAGCCAGGCTCCGCCTTCAAGCCCTTCGTGTACCTGGCCGCGCTGTCGGCCCGCGAGAACGGTCCGGCGTTCACCCTCGCCTCCCATGTCGAGGACGCACCCGTCACGCTGACCGTGGACGGGAAGCCCTGGACTCCGCGGAACTACTCGGATCGCTACGAGGGAGAGGTGTCCGTGCGGCGCGCGCTCGAGGCCTCGCTCAACGGCGCCACCGTGCGCATCGCCCAGACGGTCGGGCTGCCCGCCATCATCGACGCGGCGCGCCGGATGGGCATCGAGAGCGATCTCAAGCCGGTCCCCGCCATCGCGCTGGGCGCGTTCGAGGTCACGCCCGTCGAGCTGGCGCGCGCGTACATTCCCTTCGCCGCGGGCGGACAGGCGCGTCCGGTGAGCGCGCTCGCGAGCGACGGGCGCGGCGAGGAGCCGCCGCGTCAGGCCATCTCGCCGGCGGAAGCCTATCTGCTCACCGCGGCGCTGCAGGGCGTGATCGACACGGGGACTGGCGCGGGTGTGCGGGCGATGGGCCTGGATGCCCCCGTCGCGGGGAAGACGGGTACCACCAACGATGGACGCGACGCCTGGTTCGTGGGCTATAGCTCGAACCTGGTCACGCTCGTCTGGGTGGGCTTCGACGACGGCCGGCCGCTCGGACTCAGCGGCGCGGAGGCGGCGGCCCCCATCTGGACCGAGTTCATGAAGCGCGCGCTGGCCACGTATCCCCCCACGCCGTTCGCGCCTCCCGACGGTGTCGAAACCGCGCGCATCGATCCCACCACCGGCAAGCGGGCGACCGAGGCCTGTCCCGAGGTGCGCACCGAGGTATTCCTGGTCGGCAGCGAGCCCGGGCTGTGCGAGCTCCACGGCACCGTGGTCGACCGGGTGCATCGGTGGTGGGACCGCGTCTGGGACTGGTTCAGGCGCTGA
- a CDS encoding AAA family ATPase, whose protein sequence is MRCPRCQTDNRADARFCEECGARMEQMCPSCGHPVGAGKKFCGNCGSSLTEKAVTAARPAAPAPESYTPKYLADKIRLSRSDMAGERKQVTVLFADLKGSMELLADRDPEEARRLLDPVLERMMEAVHRYEGTVNQVMGDGIMALFGAPLAHEDHAVRASYAAIRMQDTVGHYAEELRRNQGIDVQIRVGLNSGEVVVRSIGSDLHMDYTAVGQTTHLAARMEQLARPGTTLITNYTLRLAEGYVEVKALGPVPVKGMTDPMEIFEVVGAGQVRSRMQASAARGLSPFVGRDTELDRLRQALERARKGHGQVVALVGEPGVGKSRLFWEFTHSHRTQGWLMGEAAAVSYSKLTPYFPVVEFLRRYFQIDERDDARRIREKVTGKLLTLDEALRPTLPAFLTLLDVPVDDPEWPGPDSPQRRQRILDALKRLLLRESQVQPLLLVFEDLHWIDSETQAFLDSLVESLPTAQILLLVGYRPEYQHNWASRSHYTQLRLDPLPPATAGDLLKGLLGQHESLVPVKRLLITRTEGNPFFLEECVRTLVETQVLVGDRAAYRLAKPLNAIQVPASVQAVIASRIDRLDPDDKRLLQAASVIGKDVAFTLLTAVGEMREEELRQRLTRLQQAEFLFETGLFPDLQYTFTHALTHGVAYGGLLQERRRTLHARILETMERLYGERRADQIELLADHAFKGEVWPKAVTYLRQAGAKAAGRSANREAVALLEQALVALAGLPEGRETSEAAIDVRLEMRPPLLQLGELQKALALSQQAENMAKLISDESRLARVYTYLVNYHYLKGEPDAAIAYGERCLAIGESGQDVALQALARGYMGYSYHAQGRYREAEAVLMQNVERLEEVRGRESGPQTTVSYTSSTGWLAFALAELGEFDLAATYAEIGQRAAETDRHAYAQAIAWTLAGLVALRRGHMDKALHLLERSLEACLEKQLTVWRPLPSSLLGLTRARVGRAEDGLPLLEDGVRLTEELGVKAYLASWTVNLAGGLLAAGQPERARETAQRALDLALTHKERGHQAYALRLLGELAVRSDPPDLTRAEKDLTQARTLAEELGMRPLLGRIMLSLGEMHRVGGDHAKAETHIFRAITLFREMDMRHWLEEAATQLKALGHLLVIAHYNLGLFDFLKERFDADQDVTVVLDRRKGERRRAGPSPGADRRGRERRRTAVVIDGALRLQGFVVIPHEDTGAGMPTEGKPRKKS, encoded by the coding sequence GTGAGGTGTCCGCGCTGCCAGACCGATAACCGGGCCGACGCCCGCTTCTGCGAGGAGTGCGGCGCCCGGATGGAGCAGATGTGCCCCTCCTGCGGGCACCCGGTCGGCGCCGGCAAGAAGTTCTGCGGGAACTGCGGGAGCTCCCTCACCGAGAAGGCCGTGACGGCCGCGCGCCCGGCGGCGCCGGCCCCCGAGAGCTACACCCCGAAGTACCTCGCGGACAAGATCCGCCTCAGCCGCTCGGACATGGCCGGTGAGCGGAAGCAGGTGACGGTGCTCTTCGCTGATCTCAAGGGCTCGATGGAGCTGCTCGCCGACCGCGATCCCGAGGAAGCGCGCCGGCTCCTCGACCCCGTGCTCGAGCGGATGATGGAGGCGGTGCACCGCTACGAAGGCACGGTGAACCAGGTCATGGGCGACGGCATCATGGCCCTGTTCGGCGCGCCGCTCGCCCACGAGGACCACGCGGTGCGGGCCTCCTACGCGGCGATCCGCATGCAGGATACGGTGGGCCACTACGCCGAGGAGCTGCGCCGCAACCAGGGCATCGACGTGCAGATCCGCGTGGGATTGAACTCGGGCGAGGTCGTGGTGCGCTCGATCGGCAGCGATCTGCACATGGACTACACTGCGGTGGGCCAGACCACGCATCTGGCCGCGCGCATGGAGCAGCTCGCCCGGCCCGGCACCACGCTCATCACCAACTACACGCTGCGCCTGGCCGAGGGCTACGTCGAGGTGAAGGCGCTGGGGCCCGTGCCGGTGAAGGGCATGACCGACCCCATGGAGATCTTCGAGGTCGTGGGGGCGGGGCAGGTGCGCTCGCGCATGCAGGCCTCGGCCGCCCGCGGCCTCTCGCCCTTCGTGGGCCGCGATACCGAGCTCGATCGCCTCCGCCAGGCGCTCGAGCGCGCGCGGAAGGGACACGGGCAAGTGGTGGCTCTCGTGGGCGAGCCCGGCGTGGGCAAGTCGCGGCTCTTCTGGGAGTTCACGCACTCGCACCGCACTCAGGGCTGGCTGATGGGCGAGGCCGCCGCGGTCTCGTACAGCAAGCTGACACCCTACTTCCCGGTGGTGGAGTTCCTACGGCGCTACTTCCAGATCGACGAGCGCGACGACGCTCGCCGCATCCGCGAGAAGGTGACGGGCAAGCTCCTCACACTCGACGAGGCCCTGCGACCGACGCTGCCCGCCTTCCTGACCCTCTTGGACGTGCCGGTGGACGATCCGGAGTGGCCGGGCCCCGACTCCCCCCAGCGCCGCCAGCGCATCCTCGACGCGCTCAAGCGCCTGCTCCTGCGCGAGAGCCAGGTGCAGCCGCTGCTCCTCGTGTTCGAGGACCTGCACTGGATCGACTCGGAGACGCAGGCCTTCCTGGACAGCCTGGTCGAGAGCCTCCCCACCGCGCAGATTCTCCTGCTCGTGGGTTACCGGCCCGAGTACCAGCACAACTGGGCGAGCCGCAGCCACTACACCCAGCTTCGCCTGGACCCGTTGCCGCCGGCGACCGCCGGCGATCTCCTCAAAGGGCTGCTGGGCCAGCACGAGAGCCTGGTCCCGGTGAAGCGCCTGCTCATCACGCGCACCGAGGGGAACCCGTTCTTCCTCGAGGAGTGCGTGCGCACGCTGGTGGAGACCCAGGTCCTGGTCGGGGACCGGGCCGCGTATCGGCTCGCCAAGCCGCTCAACGCGATCCAGGTGCCCGCGTCCGTGCAGGCGGTCATCGCCTCCCGCATCGACCGGCTCGATCCCGACGACAAGCGCCTGCTCCAGGCCGCCTCCGTCATCGGCAAGGACGTGGCGTTCACGCTGCTGACCGCCGTGGGCGAGATGCGCGAGGAGGAGCTGCGCCAGCGGCTCACGCGGCTCCAGCAGGCCGAGTTCCTGTTCGAGACGGGCCTCTTCCCGGACCTCCAGTACACGTTCACGCACGCGCTCACTCACGGGGTCGCCTACGGCGGCCTTCTCCAGGAGCGGCGGCGGACACTCCACGCGCGCATCCTCGAAACCATGGAGCGGCTCTACGGCGAGCGCCGCGCGGACCAGATCGAGCTGCTCGCCGACCACGCGTTCAAGGGCGAGGTGTGGCCGAAGGCGGTGACGTATCTGCGTCAGGCGGGGGCCAAGGCGGCGGGGCGCTCGGCCAATCGTGAGGCGGTGGCGCTGCTCGAGCAGGCCCTGGTGGCCCTCGCCGGGCTGCCGGAGGGGCGCGAGACCAGCGAGGCGGCCATCGACGTGCGACTCGAGATGCGGCCGCCGCTCCTGCAGCTCGGCGAGCTTCAGAAGGCGCTCGCGCTGTCCCAGCAGGCCGAGAACATGGCCAAGCTGATCAGCGACGAGTCGCGGCTGGCCCGCGTCTACACCTATCTCGTCAACTACCACTACCTCAAGGGCGAGCCGGACGCCGCCATCGCCTACGGCGAGCGCTGCCTGGCCATCGGCGAATCGGGGCAGGACGTGGCGCTCCAGGCGCTCGCGCGCGGCTACATGGGCTACTCGTACCACGCGCAGGGCCGGTACCGCGAAGCCGAGGCGGTGCTCATGCAGAACGTGGAGCGGCTCGAGGAGGTGCGGGGCCGGGAGAGCGGTCCGCAGACCACCGTGTCCTACACCTCTTCCACGGGCTGGCTCGCCTTCGCGCTGGCGGAGCTGGGGGAGTTCGATCTCGCCGCCACGTATGCCGAGATCGGCCAGCGCGCGGCGGAGACCGATCGCCACGCCTACGCCCAGGCCATCGCGTGGACGCTGGCGGGCCTCGTCGCCCTGCGCCGGGGCCACATGGACAAGGCCCTGCATCTCCTCGAGCGGAGCCTGGAAGCCTGCCTCGAGAAGCAGCTTACGGTGTGGCGGCCGCTCCCGTCCTCGCTGCTGGGGCTCACGCGCGCGCGGGTGGGGCGCGCGGAGGACGGCCTCCCGCTGCTCGAGGACGGCGTGCGTCTCACCGAGGAGCTGGGCGTCAAGGCCTACCTTGCGAGCTGGACGGTGAACCTCGCCGGCGGGCTCCTCGCCGCGGGGCAGCCCGAGCGCGCGCGCGAGACCGCCCAGCGCGCCCTCGATCTCGCGCTCACGCACAAGGAGCGTGGGCACCAGGCCTACGCCCTCCGGCTGCTCGGCGAGCTGGCCGTACGCTCCGACCCGCCCGATCTCACGCGGGCGGAGAAGGATCTCACCCAGGCCCGCACCCTGGCCGAAGAGCTTGGCATGCGCCCGCTCCTGGGCCGCATCATGCTCTCGCTCGGGGAGATGCATCGCGTGGGCGGCGATCACGCCAAGGCGGAGACCCATATCTTCCGTGCCATCACGCTCTTCCGCGAGATGGACATGCGCCACTGGCTGGAAGAGGCGGCCACGCAGCTCAAGGCGCTGGGCCATCTCCTCGTGATCGCGCACTATAACCTCGGGCTTTTCGACTTCCTGAAGGAGCGCTTCGACGCCGACCAGGACGTGACCGTCGTCCTCGACCGGCGCAAGGGCGAGCGGCGCCGGGCCGGCCCCTCGCCCGGCGCCGATCGACGCGGCCGCGAGCGCCGCCGCACCGCCGTCGTCATCGATGGCGCGCTCCGGCTGCAGGGCTTCGTGGTGATCCCGCACGAGGACACCGGCGCGGGCATGCCCACCGAGGGCAAGCCCCGCAAGAAGAGCTAG
- a CDS encoding histidine phosphatase family protein, whose product MALRLFLIRHAQTVWNRDRRYQGWQDSPLSEVGRAQAEAVARALSREPLKAVYSSTLGRARETAEAIAAAQGLAVREDADFREMAFGAWEGLCFDDCKAKDPDRFRLWADAPHRFVPPGEGETLDDVRTRVLAGLERLRREHDGQSVCLVAHGISARIIILEALGLPLERIWSIHLASTGISELEFRHDWTALHRMNTLVHLDAVPVAR is encoded by the coding sequence ATGGCACTCCGACTCTTCCTCATACGGCATGCGCAGACGGTCTGGAACCGTGACCGCCGGTACCAGGGGTGGCAGGACTCTCCCCTGTCCGAGGTGGGGCGGGCCCAGGCCGAGGCAGTGGCCCGGGCCCTCAGCCGGGAGCCCTTGAAGGCCGTGTACTCGAGCACGCTGGGCCGTGCCCGCGAGACCGCCGAGGCCATCGCCGCCGCCCAGGGCCTGGCGGTGCGCGAGGATGCCGATTTCCGGGAGATGGCCTTCGGCGCGTGGGAGGGGCTCTGCTTCGATGACTGTAAGGCCAAGGATCCCGACCGCTTTCGCCTCTGGGCGGACGCTCCGCACCGCTTCGTGCCGCCGGGCGAAGGGGAGACGCTCGACGACGTCCGCACCCGTGTGCTCGCCGGGCTCGAGCGGCTGCGCCGCGAGCACGACGGGCAGAGCGTGTGCCTGGTGGCGCACGGCATCTCCGCTCGCATCATCATCCTCGAGGCCCTGGGCCTGCCGCTCGAGCGGATCTGGTCCATTCACCTCGCGTCCACCGGTATTTCCGAGCTCGAGTTTCGCCACGACTGGACGGCCCTGCACCGGATGAACACCCTGGTGCACCTGGACGCCGTTCCCGTCGCCCGCTGA
- a CDS encoding adenylosuccinate synthase — MPNIVVVGAQWGDEAKGKLVDVLASHVDVVVRYQGGNNAGHTVIVGREKFVFQSLPSGILRPGCRCVIGCGVVVDPASMIEEMEALVQRGVSLDGNLYISKNAHLIMPYHPALDRAFESKAGKRRIGTTGKGVGPAYADKAARVGIRMADLLDERLFREKLEYNVIQKNRILREIYDAETFSVEGILGPYLRFAGWLAPYITDTALLLSQWMDAGRSVLFEGAQGTMLDIDHGTYPFITSSSTTAGGACTGSGIPPTRIDGCLGISKAYCTRVGEGPFPTEVHLETADLLRSRGNEYGAVTGRPRRTGWADAVALRYAVRINGMDTLAITKLDVLDACETVKICTGYRYQGDLLTEFPEEERIWHEAEPVYEEHSGWQTSTQGLRDYAELPTKAREYLERLSELIGVGFGVVSTGPERDETILMPESPLTQWYPSLRGSIPPR, encoded by the coding sequence ATGCCTAACATCGTGGTGGTCGGCGCGCAGTGGGGAGACGAGGCCAAAGGCAAGCTGGTGGACGTGCTGGCCTCACACGTGGACGTGGTGGTGCGGTATCAGGGCGGCAACAATGCCGGCCACACCGTCATCGTGGGCCGCGAGAAGTTCGTGTTCCAGTCGCTGCCCTCGGGCATTCTCCGCCCCGGCTGCCGCTGCGTGATCGGCTGCGGCGTCGTGGTCGATCCCGCGTCGATGATCGAGGAGATGGAGGCGCTGGTGCAACGGGGGGTCTCCCTCGACGGGAACCTCTACATCTCGAAGAACGCGCACCTGATCATGCCCTATCACCCGGCGCTCGACCGCGCCTTCGAGTCCAAGGCGGGCAAGCGGCGCATCGGCACCACCGGCAAGGGCGTGGGCCCCGCGTACGCCGACAAGGCCGCGCGCGTCGGCATCCGCATGGCCGATCTCCTGGACGAGAGGCTCTTCCGGGAGAAGCTCGAGTACAACGTCATCCAGAAGAACCGCATCCTGCGGGAGATCTACGACGCGGAGACCTTCTCGGTGGAGGGCATCCTGGGTCCCTATCTTCGCTTCGCGGGGTGGCTCGCACCCTACATCACCGACACCGCGCTGCTGCTCTCCCAGTGGATGGACGCCGGCCGGTCGGTGCTGTTCGAGGGGGCTCAGGGCACCATGCTCGACATCGACCACGGGACCTACCCTTTCATCACCTCGTCCAGCACCACCGCGGGGGGCGCGTGCACCGGCAGCGGCATCCCGCCCACCAGGATCGACGGCTGCCTGGGCATCTCGAAGGCCTACTGCACGCGGGTGGGCGAGGGGCCATTCCCCACGGAGGTGCACCTCGAGACGGCGGACCTCTTGCGGTCCCGAGGCAACGAGTACGGGGCGGTGACGGGTCGGCCGCGCCGCACCGGATGGGCGGACGCGGTGGCGCTCCGCTACGCCGTGCGCATCAACGGCATGGACACGCTCGCCATCACCAAGCTCGACGTCCTGGACGCCTGCGAGACGGTGAAGATCTGCACGGGCTACCGCTACCAGGGCGACCTCCTCACCGAGTTCCCCGAGGAGGAGCGCATCTGGCACGAGGCCGAGCCGGTATACGAGGAGCACTCCGGCTGGCAGACCTCCACCCAGGGACTGCGCGATTACGCGGAGCTGCCCACCAAGGCGCGCGAGTACCTCGAGCGCCTCTCCGAGCTGATTGGCGTGGGCTTCGGCGTGGTCTCCACGGGGCCCGAGCGCGACGAGACCATTCTCATGCCGGAGTCGCCGCTCACGCAGTGGTATCCGAGCCTTCGCGGCTCGATTCCTCCTCGCTAG
- a CDS encoding ABC transporter substrate-binding protein, producing the protein MDRRHFLLTPLASAFARPLAAMAQVSPGTYRLGILTPGACATTSALSTTRAVAAFLREHGYVEGRNLAIESRCAEGKLDRLPGLAESLPRLPVDVILALSPVAVQAAKRATTTIPIVMLLTYSDPVELGFVTTLAHPGGNITGVVLAAEPAMAGKRLELIKEAVPRAVRIAILTTREAGSRTQVEWAQRAASSLGVKLIPVELLDGDYEGAFAKMTAQRAEALVVVTSVLLANGRERIIELSAKHRLPTIHDWSEDAEAGGLMTYGGSLRGTARRLAVYVERVFMGTNPAELPVERATSFELVINLKTAKALGLTIPPSLLARAHQVIE; encoded by the coding sequence ATGGACCGCCGCCACTTCCTGCTGACCCCCCTGGCGAGTGCCTTCGCCAGACCACTGGCCGCCATGGCGCAGGTGAGCCCGGGAACATACCGACTCGGCATACTGACGCCTGGGGCTTGCGCGACGACGTCGGCCCTGAGTACGACGCGGGCCGTCGCGGCCTTCCTGCGCGAACACGGATACGTCGAAGGCCGGAATCTGGCCATCGAGTCGCGATGCGCCGAAGGGAAGCTTGACCGGCTTCCCGGACTAGCAGAATCACTCCCTCGTCTTCCGGTGGACGTGATCCTCGCGCTCAGCCCTGTGGCAGTCCAGGCGGCGAAGCGCGCGACTACGACCATTCCCATCGTCATGCTGTTGACCTACAGCGACCCCGTGGAGCTCGGCTTTGTCACAACTCTCGCGCACCCAGGCGGCAATATCACGGGAGTCGTCCTCGCGGCCGAGCCTGCCATGGCCGGCAAGCGGCTCGAGCTGATCAAGGAGGCGGTGCCGCGCGCTGTCAGGATTGCGATCCTGACCACTCGAGAGGCAGGCTCTCGGACGCAGGTAGAGTGGGCGCAGAGGGCAGCGTCCTCGCTCGGCGTCAAGTTGATCCCGGTCGAGCTCCTTGATGGAGACTACGAGGGCGCATTTGCGAAGATGACGGCGCAACGTGCGGAAGCGCTGGTTGTTGTGACCAGTGTCCTGCTCGCCAATGGCCGTGAGCGAATCATCGAGCTTTCCGCCAAGCATCGTCTGCCGACGATTCACGACTGGAGCGAAGATGCCGAAGCCGGGGGTCTCATGACATATGGTGGAAGCCTTCGCGGGACTGCGCGCCGTCTGGCCGTCTACGTCGAGCGCGTCTTCATGGGAACGAATCCCGCCGAACTGCCCGTGGAGCGCGCGACAAGCTTTGAGCTCGTCATCAACCTCAAGACCGCCAAGGCCCTCGGCCTCACCATCCCGCCGTCGCTACTGGCGCGGGCGCACCAAGTGATCGAGTAA
- the hisZ gene encoding ATP phosphoribosyltransferase regulatory subunit, whose product MERRPPQTQLPKGVKIYLPDEAAVKRVVEERLLGVFRRWGYREVVTPTYEYFDVLSKGTDVDLQEGMFKLVDRESGRLLALRADITPQIARIVASRLRDEPKPLRLAYVTNVFRDAEPQVGRYREFYQAGVELVGLPNPEGDAEMIAMTVEGLQALGLSDFQLDVGQTDFFRGMLEDLGADLETARDLRSALGRKDVSALERRVAALGAPAAVTEALLALPTLYGRGDVLERAERLVKNARSEAALANLAEVYRLLRLYGLADSVLLDLGEVRGFDYYSGVHFEAYVSGLGAPLVGGGRYDQMLGRFGYDCPATGFAFEVGRALLALESQGARPELGGPDFYIIDFTPEKTQALALARRYRDLGAAVARDIISRGLEASLAYARQQRARWVLVIGEPGRRADEVRVLDLRAEAPGGQADGERVVSASALLAEPEKYFAGLKETGHA is encoded by the coding sequence ATGGAGCGCCGGCCGCCGCAGACTCAGCTCCCCAAGGGCGTGAAGATCTATCTGCCCGACGAGGCCGCCGTCAAGCGCGTGGTGGAGGAGCGCCTGCTCGGCGTGTTCCGCCGCTGGGGCTATCGCGAGGTGGTGACGCCGACCTACGAATACTTCGACGTCCTCTCCAAGGGCACGGACGTGGACCTGCAGGAGGGCATGTTCAAGCTGGTCGACCGCGAGAGCGGCCGGCTCCTCGCCCTCCGCGCCGACATCACGCCGCAGATCGCCCGCATCGTCGCGAGCCGGCTGCGCGACGAGCCCAAGCCCCTGCGCCTGGCGTATGTCACCAACGTGTTCCGCGATGCCGAGCCCCAGGTGGGCCGCTATCGCGAGTTCTACCAGGCCGGCGTGGAGCTGGTGGGCCTGCCCAACCCCGAGGGTGACGCCGAGATGATCGCCATGACCGTGGAAGGGCTGCAGGCGCTCGGGCTGTCAGATTTCCAGTTGGATGTGGGGCAGACCGACTTCTTCCGCGGCATGCTGGAGGACCTGGGCGCCGATCTCGAGACCGCGCGCGACCTCCGCTCGGCGCTCGGCCGCAAGGACGTCTCCGCGCTGGAGCGGCGTGTGGCCGCGCTGGGGGCCCCCGCTGCCGTGACCGAGGCGCTGCTCGCGCTGCCGACGCTCTACGGCCGCGGCGACGTGCTGGAGCGCGCGGAGCGCCTGGTGAAGAACGCCCGCTCCGAGGCCGCCCTCGCCAATCTGGCCGAGGTGTACCGGCTCCTTCGCCTCTACGGCCTGGCCGACAGCGTGCTACTCGACCTCGGCGAGGTGCGCGGCTTCGACTACTACTCCGGCGTGCACTTCGAGGCCTATGTGTCCGGCCTCGGCGCACCCCTGGTGGGCGGCGGCCGCTACGACCAGATGCTCGGCCGCTTCGGCTACGATTGCCCGGCCACGGGCTTCGCGTTCGAGGTGGGCCGCGCCCTCCTGGCGCTGGAGTCGCAGGGCGCGCGGCCGGAGCTGGGAGGCCCGGACTTCTACATCATCGACTTCACGCCAGAGAAGACCCAGGCCCTCGCCCTCGCCCGGCGCTATCGCGACCTCGGGGCGGCGGTGGCCCGGGACATCATCAGCCGTGGGCTCGAGGCGTCGCTGGCCTATGCGCGCCAGCAGCGCGCGCGCTGGGTGCTCGTGATCGGGGAGCCGGGCCGTCGCGCCGACGAGGTGCGCGTGCTCGATCTCCGCGCCGAGGCCCCGGGCGGGCAGGCGGACGGCGAACGCGTCGTTTCAGCCAGCGCCCTTCTCGCCGAGCCGGAGAAGTACTTTGCGGGTCTGAAGGAGACAGGTCATGCCTAA